The Scyliorhinus canicula chromosome 11, sScyCan1.1, whole genome shotgun sequence genome contains a region encoding:
- the wu:fb55g09 gene encoding uncharacterized protein wu:fb55g09: MSHSNRGVVHLEARKERSDCKDCPKSRPASKRVNHRWHRRGRRDCGRAGRELGRGHQHQSTVPQGVRLRPVNVRGNRAPGMRAPRNTNQFLMHEKYQLMHMRSDSTGSDSGSEIELDMDIDSYLGVLENARGALDCTMSPLCDDNLLRFRFFEQVDHDQSMQYFPSEDDVVKSERFMRRDFAAFCSSFDID; the protein is encoded by the coding sequence atgtcacacAGTAACAGAGGCGTTGTCCACTTGGAAGCCAGGAAAGAGAGATCCGATTGCAAAGACTGTCCGAAGAGTAGACCTGCTTCGAAGCGAGTCAATCATCGCTGGCACAGGCGTGGAAGGCGAGACTGTGGcagagcaggcagggaactagGCCGTGGCCACCAACACCAGTCGACCGTACCCCAAGGGGTGAGATTGCGCCCAGTTAACGTCCGCGGCAATCGGGCACCAGGCATGAGGGCGCCTAGAAATACTAACCAGTTCCTGATGCACGAGAAATATCAACTGATGCACATGAGGTCTGACTCGACCGGGAGTGACAGTGGCTCCGAAATCGAGCTAGACATGGACATAGACTCGTATCTGGGTGTGTTAGAGAACGCTCGAGGCGCTTTGGACTGCACCATGTCTCCCTTGTGTGATGATAACCTGTTACGCTTCAGATTCTTTGAGCAAGTAGATCACGATCAGAGTATGCAGTATTTTCCGTCAGAGGACGACGTGGTGAAAAGCGAACGTTTTATGCGACGCGACTTTGCTGCATTCTGCAGTTCCTTCGATATAGATTAA